In one Hominilimicola fabiformis genomic region, the following are encoded:
- a CDS encoding excisionase has translation MNTLKNLLSLNDDERLLAEVRTYQEKLISNAEEPIWERKWLTIEEAAAYSGIGRTKLRELSNQAGCPFAIWIGNKIHIVRERLDKYIDKQFRI, from the coding sequence ATGAATACATTGAAAAACTTACTTTCCTTGAATGATGATGAACGCTTACTTGCCGAAGTAAGAACATATCAGGAAAAACTCATAAGCAATGCTGAAGAACCGATATGGGAAAGAAAGTGGCTGACAATCGAAGAAGCCGCAGCATATTCCGGTATAGGAAGAACGAAGTTGCGTGAGTTGTCTAATCAAGCAGGTTGTCCCTTTGCAATATGGATAGGCAATAAAATCCATATTGTGAGGGAACGACTGGACAAATATATAGATAAGCAGTTTAGAATTTAG
- a CDS encoding excisionase: MADTEKIIRKKYDVPIWHKSNLTIDEAVEYSGIGRERLRKLTSQEECPFVLHIGNRRMIKRRIFDEYIEKLTFLE, translated from the coding sequence ATGGCAGATACAGAAAAGATTATCCGAAAAAAATATGATGTGCCGATATGGCATAAGTCTAATTTGACGATTGATGAAGCAGTTGAATATTCTGGCATAGGTAGAGAAAGACTGAGAAAACTAACAAGCCAAGAAGAATGCCCATTTGTTCTTCATATAGGAAATCGTCGAATGATTAAGAGGAGGATTTTTGATGAATACATTGAAAAACTTACTTTCCTTGAATGA
- a CDS encoding excisionase, whose protein sequence is MTENKIIIPIWKKSNLTVEEAAAYCGIGSRKLREMSDSEFCPFVLWNGSKRLIKRRKLDEYLDNAYSI, encoded by the coding sequence ATGACAGAAAATAAAATCATTATTCCTATCTGGAAGAAGTCCAATCTTACAGTAGAAGAAGCCGCAGCTTATTGTGGTATTGGCTCAAGAAAATTAAGAGAAATGTCCGACTCGGAGTTTTGCCCTTTTGTTCTTTGGAATGGAAGTAAGCGACTGATTAAAAGAAGAAAACTGGACGAATATCTTGATAATGCGTATTCGATATAG
- a CDS encoding type II toxin-antitoxin system PemK/MazF family toxin: MKEKMICRGDLFYYDFGDNSGSVQSGERPVLVVQADDYNQNAPTIIVAAVTSVIKKRYLPSHIILGEEFGLKKPTMVLLEQIRTVNREDLREYIGTVDDDKLFRQINATLKKTFGLWVYKPEGKENIRCLCPKCLNDYIHNPDYIVRRLDPFAKRKDRCDKCDGDGWDYVVTDRYSSKKEKRGSNDRK; this comes from the coding sequence ATGAAAGAAAAAATGATTTGTCGTGGGGATTTATTCTACTATGACTTTGGAGATAACAGTGGTTCAGTACAAAGCGGAGAGCGTCCGGTGCTTGTCGTTCAGGCAGACGATTATAACCAGAATGCCCCAACGATTATTGTTGCAGCGGTTACAAGTGTAATCAAGAAAAGATATTTGCCATCGCACATTATTCTTGGCGAGGAGTTTGGGCTGAAGAAACCGACAATGGTTCTTCTGGAGCAGATACGGACAGTCAATAGAGAGGATTTGCGTGAATACATAGGTACGGTAGATGACGATAAACTTTTCAGGCAGATAAACGCAACTTTGAAAAAGACTTTTGGACTTTGGGTTTACAAGCCGGAGGGGAAAGAAAATATTCGCTGCCTATGCCCGAAGTGCCTGAATGATTACATCCACAATCCGGACTATATTGTAAGGCGACTTGACCCATTTGCAAAGCGAAAAGACAGATGTGATAAGTGTGATGGAGATGGTTGGGATTATGTTGTTACCGACAGATATTCATCAAAGAAAGAAAAGAGGGGAAGCAATGACAGAAAATAA
- a CDS encoding sigma-70 family RNA polymerase sigma factor — protein MKNKLTLTEQEELFVKDCKLINLKYEYNGYIGAERWAIITELSVKELWEKYPLVIERYSPFVHLSIAQGEVIDDANRNEDKYAKRSSRTLDCYGYDDEMSSQFHKELAIMFDDPFERAEEERLELEREELRQCEIRKARIALSMLQPLQRERLMKNVCCGLSSRAIAKQEGVYYSSVDKSIAAAKKNFIKFYENL, from the coding sequence ATGAAAAACAAACTTACATTAACAGAACAAGAAGAATTATTTGTAAAGGATTGTAAACTGATAAATCTTAAATACGAATATAACGGTTATATCGGAGCTGAAAGATGGGCGATTATTACGGAATTATCGGTAAAAGAGCTTTGGGAGAAGTATCCCCTTGTTATAGAAAGATATTCTCCGTTTGTTCATCTTTCCATTGCACAGGGAGAGGTAATTGACGATGCAAACCGAAATGAGGACAAGTATGCAAAAAGAAGCAGTCGCACACTTGACTGCTATGGATATGACGATGAAATGTCCTCACAGTTCCATAAAGAACTTGCTATTATGTTTGACGACCCGTTTGAAAGAGCAGAGGAAGAAAGGCTTGAACTGGAAAGAGAAGAATTGCGTCAGTGTGAAATCAGGAAAGCAAGGATAGCACTTTCAATGTTGCAGCCACTTCAAAGGGAACGCCTTATGAAGAATGTGTGCTGCGGTCTGAGTTCCAGAGCGATTGCAAAGCAGGAGGGCGTATATTACAGCTCCGTAGATAAGTCTATTGCTGCGGCAAAGAAAAACTTTATCAAATTTTATGAAAATCTCTGA
- a CDS encoding ImmA/IrrE family metallo-endopeptidase, protein MSIYMSRAELEEISEGLITAYANKFSNRVIQSIDIEHFITEFLMLRIEYASFAEDDAGRIGFLADGATPLLVHQDGKIIPFVFPKDTIVLDKFLLAEKEQGRRRFTMAHEASHHILSKMYAMPSEGRFHAEYDSERSYSKEELAQMFASVEWQADTMGASLLMPRRIIENALAKYNQSNPIKVYGDNTITSKDKAVIRRMAAYIGVSYTALVIRLRDMGLFEYHNILEYISNELNLGGVSQ, encoded by the coding sequence TTGAGTATTTATATGTCAAGAGCCGAGTTGGAAGAAATCAGCGAAGGCTTGATAACAGCTTATGCTAATAAGTTTAGCAATCGAGTGATTCAATCCATCGACATAGAACATTTCATTACAGAATTTCTTATGTTACGAATTGAATACGCTTCTTTCGCAGAAGATGATGCAGGCAGGATTGGTTTTCTGGCAGATGGAGCAACACCACTGCTGGTACATCAGGACGGAAAAATTATTCCCTTTGTTTTCCCGAAAGATACCATCGTACTTGATAAATTTCTTCTTGCTGAAAAGGAGCAGGGACGTCGCAGGTTTACAATGGCACACGAAGCGTCACATCATATCTTGAGTAAGATGTATGCAATGCCGAGTGAAGGACGCTTTCATGCAGAGTATGACAGTGAGCGTAGTTATTCCAAAGAGGAACTGGCTCAGATGTTTGCGTCTGTTGAGTGGCAGGCAGATACAATGGGAGCTTCGCTTCTTATGCCGAGAAGAATTATTGAAAATGCCTTGGCGAAATATAATCAGTCAAATCCGATAAAAGTTTATGGCGATAATACCATTACTTCAAAGGATAAAGCAGTTATCCGCAGAATGGCAGCTTATATCGGAGTATCTTATACAGCCTTGGTTATCAGATTGAGAGATATGGGACTATTTGAGTATCACAATATCCTTGAGTACATTTCCAATGAGTTAAATCTGGGAGGTGTTTCACAATGA
- the lexA gene encoding transcriptional repressor LexA, translating to MRSKSPELMSEIKKYIEDYYLQNRQSPSTTKIAEAVGIARGTAYKYLVEMAEKNMIEYDGQEIRTNVTRKYSGEQTQTPIVGSIPCGSPQYEEENIEEYVSLPTAIFGKGDFFILRASGQSMIEAGIDDGDLVVVKKQVEANEGDIVVALVDNQNTLKRYFRDDENKKIILHPENKKMKDIIVDECCIQGVACHIIKEL from the coding sequence ATGAGAAGCAAGAGTCCTGAACTTATGAGTGAGATAAAAAAGTATATCGAGGATTATTACCTGCAAAACAGACAATCCCCATCAACTACAAAGATTGCTGAAGCTGTTGGAATTGCCAGAGGTACAGCATACAAATACTTGGTAGAGATGGCTGAGAAGAATATGATTGAGTACGACGGGCAGGAGATTCGCACCAATGTGACCCGTAAGTACAGTGGCGAACAGACACAGACACCGATTGTAGGTTCTATTCCTTGTGGCAGTCCTCAGTATGAGGAAGAAAATATTGAAGAATATGTATCACTTCCTACTGCTATTTTCGGCAAAGGAGATTTCTTTATATTAAGAGCAAGCGGTCAGTCTATGATTGAAGCAGGGATTGATGACGGCGACCTTGTGGTTGTCAAAAAGCAGGTAGAAGCCAATGAGGGCGATATAGTAGTTGCCCTTGTGGATAATCAGAATACATTGAAACGCTACTTCCGAGATGATGAGAATAAGAAAATCATTCTCCACCCGGAAAATAAGAAGATGAAAGACATCATTGTAGATGAGTGCTGCATTCAGGGTGTGGCTTGTCACATCATCAAAGAACTATAA
- a CDS encoding YjdF family protein has product MDKSIGKLTVYFDDPFWVGVFEHIEDEKLFVCKITFGAEPKDYEILEFVLKYYSQLKFSPAVDVTVRKETTNPKRIQREARKQTAEYGIGTKSQQALQLQREEHKLMRKTISKEKREAEKQRRYDLKQQKRKEKHRGR; this is encoded by the coding sequence ATGGACAAAAGTATCGGAAAGCTGACAGTGTATTTTGATGACCCATTTTGGGTTGGTGTATTTGAGCATATAGAAGATGAAAAATTATTTGTATGCAAGATTACATTTGGAGCAGAACCAAAAGATTATGAAATATTGGAATTTGTTCTGAAATATTACAGTCAGCTCAAATTCAGTCCGGCTGTTGATGTGACGGTCAGAAAGGAAACGACAAATCCAAAACGAATACAAAGGGAAGCACGAAAGCAGACCGCTGAGTATGGTATTGGAACGAAGTCGCAACAAGCCTTGCAACTGCAAAGAGAAGAACATAAACTGATGAGGAAAACAATCAGTAAAGAGAAACGAGAAGCAGAAAAGCAACGCAGATATGACTTGAAACAACAGAAACGAAAGGAAAAGCATAGGGGCAGATAA
- a CDS encoding PDDEXK nuclease domain-containing protein, whose product MENKLEKIGQNNFMDNFVKTDDILKDMCGIIESSQKAAYRAVNTTLIQRNWLLGYRIASEELQGEDRAKYGAEIIKKLAKELSAEYGKGYTKSNLYSFYSFYKTYPEIFQTPSGKSVGLLSWSHYATLLQVKDKAARDWYEKEATEQTWSVRTLQRNISSQYYYRMLGTQKKELVESEMKELTAPYQNDKLEFIKNPVVAEFLGFSQNTDFTESDLEKSILSNLQKFLMELGKGYAFVARQQHIHTEKQDYYIDLVFYNYILKCFVLIDLKTEKITHQDVGQMDMYIRMYDELKRSEGDNPTIGIVLCSDTDDDIARYSVMHGNEQLFASKYKLYLPTKEELKAEIETQKAMFYLQQQDNEEKENEQNEQI is encoded by the coding sequence ATGGAGAATAAATTAGAAAAAATCGGTCAAAATAATTTTATGGATAATTTTGTTAAAACCGATGACATTTTAAAGGATATGTGTGGGATTATAGAATCTTCACAAAAAGCTGCATATCGGGCGGTCAATACAACGCTGATACAGAGAAATTGGCTCCTTGGTTATAGAATCGCAAGTGAAGAATTGCAGGGCGAGGACAGGGCAAAATATGGTGCTGAAATTATAAAAAAGTTAGCAAAAGAATTATCGGCTGAATACGGAAAAGGTTATACAAAGTCGAATCTATATAGCTTTTATTCTTTCTATAAGACCTATCCTGAAATTTTCCAGACACCGTCTGGAAAATCTGTTGGGCTACTGTCTTGGTCGCATTATGCAACATTATTACAGGTTAAAGATAAGGCAGCTCGTGACTGGTATGAGAAAGAAGCCACAGAACAGACTTGGAGTGTCCGTACTTTGCAGAGGAATATTTCTTCTCAGTATTATTACCGTATGCTGGGGACTCAGAAAAAAGAGCTTGTAGAAAGTGAAATGAAGGAACTGACTGCACCGTATCAGAATGATAAGTTGGAGTTCATCAAAAATCCGGTAGTTGCGGAGTTCTTAGGATTTTCGCAGAATACAGATTTTACAGAGAGTGACCTTGAGAAAAGTATCCTTTCCAATTTGCAGAAATTCTTGATGGAGCTTGGAAAGGGATATGCTTTTGTGGCAAGACAGCAGCATATTCATACGGAGAAGCAGGACTATTATATCGACCTTGTGTTTTACAATTACATACTGAAATGCTTTGTCCTTATAGACCTGAAAACAGAGAAGATAACACATCAAGATGTAGGACAGATGGATATGTATATCCGTATGTATGATGAACTGAAACGCAGCGAGGGTGATAATCCAACAATCGGTATTGTTCTTTGCTCCGATACAGATGATGATATTGCCCGTTATTCTGTTATGCACGGCAATGAACAATTATTTGCTTCCAAGTATAAATTATACCTGCCGACAAAAGAAGAACTGAAAGCGGAGATTGAAACTCAAAAGGCAATGTTCTATCTTCAACAGCAGGACAATGAAGAAAAGGAAAACGAACAGAATGAGCAAATATAA
- a CDS encoding helix-turn-helix transcriptional regulator produces METKPRILYLQKILLERTDEENPLSTTQLINILNDEYGISAHRTTVTKDIAALQEFGMDIVTIHSTQSKYFVASRKFELPELKLLIDAVESSKFITKKKSETLIEKIHTMTSPGQASKLKRNNYVVNRIKPDNEQIYYIIDAINDAINAGKQISFQYYDYTGLKKKVLKNKGEVYKFSPYKLLWCGDYYYVLGYSEKKSKVINFRVDRIASKPEILDKDIIPMPDDFDIENYTKEVFFMFSGEKVLVDLRCDNSLMKTMVDRFGENVTTLAYDMTSFRVQTEVSASPTFFGWVFGFNGKVQILAPESVKEQYRQMIAKADENMQESE; encoded by the coding sequence ATGGAAACAAAGCCAAGAATTTTATATTTACAAAAGATTTTACTGGAAAGAACCGATGAAGAAAATCCTCTTTCCACAACACAGTTAATCAATATATTGAATGATGAATACGGAATATCTGCACATAGAACTACTGTTACGAAAGATATTGCTGCACTTCAGGAGTTTGGAATGGATATTGTTACTATCCATTCTACTCAGAGCAAATACTTTGTAGCCAGTCGTAAGTTTGAATTGCCGGAACTGAAATTGCTGATAGACGCAGTAGAGTCATCAAAGTTCATTACAAAGAAGAAAAGCGAAACTTTGATTGAGAAGATACATACGATGACCAGTCCAGGGCAGGCATCGAAGCTGAAGCGTAATAACTATGTGGTCAATCGTATTAAGCCGGATAATGAACAGATATATTATATCATTGACGCTATAAATGACGCCATCAATGCAGGTAAGCAGATTTCTTTTCAGTATTATGATTATACCGGATTAAAGAAAAAGGTTCTGAAGAATAAGGGCGAAGTGTATAAGTTCAGTCCGTATAAACTTCTCTGGTGTGGGGACTATTATTATGTTCTCGGATATTCTGAGAAGAAAAGCAAGGTTATCAATTTCAGGGTAGACCGTATTGCTTCCAAGCCGGAAATATTGGATAAAGATATTATTCCTATGCCTGATGATTTTGATATTGAGAATTACACAAAGGAAGTGTTTTTTATGTTCTCAGGCGAGAAAGTTCTTGTGGATTTACGGTGTGATAACAGTCTGATGAAAACAATGGTTGACCGTTTCGGAGAAAATGTGACAACTCTTGCGTATGATATGACGTCTTTCAGGGTACAGACCGAAGTATCAGCCAGTCCTACCTTTTTCGGTTGGGTATTTGGCTTCAATGGCAAGGTACAGATACTTGCACCGGAAAGTGTGAAAGAACAGTACAGACAGATGATTGCAAAAGCTGATGAGAATATGCAGGAAAGCGAATAA
- a CDS encoding DUF3800 domain-containing protein, producing MKLFFDESGYSGCIMPNKNGQLFNDGQRHFVLGSVFVADKEDEIEILNKYRQFKNRFGFIGEIKGSELMTQRNNEALKYFITNVLDDKHFFICNYDKIFYLATLISVYIFGVPFQQQETLTFYMMASALAGEKEELFLHYCSAVCENTDNSKKEFLEYLISFPYEKLDRNDYNLYIAFAKLMLENKDYGEFPLTYEAYSCKNTVNFVNMTALGETLLSLKHLHGVDMSKTEIYHDNLMGYEEEYNQSFEDNKIHINFVDSKENELVQLADNISSIYRKCFEKSFEAFRCNKQWTENIWFTENYSRIINTIGMEHIKMDTQISDYVLPFVIRDIFGNEYGQFEKNKEKFWGLFYFYKEKIMEDIDAMKVDLPL from the coding sequence TTGAAATTATTTTTTGATGAGTCTGGATATTCCGGTTGTATTATGCCAAACAAAAATGGACAATTGTTTAATGATGGACAACGACATTTTGTATTGGGAAGTGTTTTTGTTGCTGATAAAGAAGATGAAATAGAGATACTGAACAAGTATAGACAGTTTAAGAATCGTTTCGGATTTATAGGAGAAATAAAAGGTTCTGAGCTTATGACTCAGCGTAATAATGAAGCCCTAAAATATTTTATAACAAATGTGCTTGATGATAAGCATTTCTTTATTTGTAATTATGATAAGATATTTTACTTGGCAACATTGATTTCAGTATATATTTTTGGAGTGCCATTTCAACAGCAAGAAACATTAACTTTTTATATGATGGCAAGTGCTTTGGCGGGAGAAAAAGAAGAACTGTTTTTACATTATTGTTCCGCAGTATGTGAAAACACCGATAATTCTAAAAAAGAATTTTTGGAATATCTTATTTCCTTTCCTTATGAAAAACTGGATAGAAATGATTATAATTTGTATATAGCATTTGCTAAGCTTATGTTAGAAAATAAGGATTATGGAGAATTCCCGTTGACTTACGAAGCGTATAGCTGCAAAAATACTGTAAATTTTGTGAATATGACGGCATTAGGAGAAACGCTTTTGAGCTTAAAACATCTACACGGAGTTGATATGAGCAAGACAGAAATATATCACGATAACTTAATGGGGTACGAAGAAGAATATAATCAGTCGTTTGAAGATAATAAAATACATATCAATTTTGTTGATAGCAAAGAAAATGAATTGGTTCAGTTAGCAGATAATATAAGCAGTATTTATCGTAAGTGTTTTGAAAAGTCGTTTGAAGCATTTAGATGCAATAAGCAATGGACAGAGAATATTTGGTTTACTGAAAATTATTCGAGAATTATAAATACTATTGGAATGGAACATATAAAGATGGATACCCAGATTTCAGATTATGTGTTACCTTTTGTAATTCGTGATATTTTTGGAAATGAATATGGACAATTTGAGAAAAACAAGGAAAAATTTTGGGGACTATTTTATTTCTACAAAGAAAAAATTATGGAAGATATAGATGCAATGAAAGTGGATTTACCACTTTGA
- a CDS encoding type I restriction endonuclease has protein sequence MAASGKKNMFNEATRVQMPAMVHLTRLGYTYFGKITEDMAGTVYDPDTNILINVFKEQFARLNPTHAGEAEQTLKTIRQELDNDDIGRSFYERLSSVSPVRLVDFENPKNNTYHFTAEFTCKRVPTYQFEQWNNIPVLWNITF, from the coding sequence ATGGCGGCAAGTGGTAAGAAAAATATGTTTAACGAAGCTACCCGTGTTCAAATGCCAGCAATGGTTCATTTGACACGCCTTGGTTATACCTATTTCGGGAAGATAACTGAAGATATGGCAGGCACAGTATATGACCCTGACACCAATATCTTAATTAACGTTTTCAAGGAGCAGTTCGCACGGCTTAATCCTACCCACGCAGGAGAAGCGGAACAGACATTGAAAACTATTAGGCAGGAATTAGATAATGATGATATAGGACGCAGTTTTTACGAGCGTTTATCGTCTGTTTCGCCTGTTAGATTGGTGGATTTTGAAAATCCAAAGAATAATACATATCATTTTACCGCCGAGTTCACTTGTAAGCGTGTCCCAACTTACCAATTTGAGCAGTGGAACAACATTCCAGTTCTCTGGAATATTACGTTTTAG
- a CDS encoding helix-turn-helix domain-containing protein encodes MRISYNKLQKLMIDNQMKRQDLMRAAEISSSVATKLNKNETVSLDVLMRICKVFHCDIGDVCEVILDE; translated from the coding sequence ATGAGAATAAGCTACAACAAACTTCAAAAACTTATGATTGATAATCAAATGAAAAGACAAGATTTAATGCGTGCTGCGGAGATTTCATCGTCTGTTGCAACAAAATTAAATAAGAATGAAACAGTATCCCTTGATGTGCTTATGAGAATTTGCAAAGTATTTCATTGTGATATTGGCGATGTATGTGAAGTCATATTAGACGAATGA
- a CDS encoding M28 family metallopeptidase — translation MKKIFSCILAIIILGAMLSGCSNNDSKEMIKKAKNFSIPHEVSINPTKEDYGILAYNFLHYIQDNYPGRIAGTEKEKEMAVFILSALLNGGYSEKDISIQSFNITEAVPMMDESIKNKFEGGKQSNSSQNIKVVKKGESEKTIVVGAHYDSAGTHGVDDNGSGIAVALENALRMADTQTHYTICYIFFGSEENGMCGSREYVETLSEKEREDIVLMINIDSVLAGDYHYLYGGNVNEHGKVDRAEAVVKAYDIAKKLGLAIQLPPEGNIDYPYPTGQKRSDHAPFNDIGIPYIYFEANNWENGSPIETEKHGLIMHTDKDDLDFIENEYGERAKNTLTDYSTLLYSLLQENDWEQEYK, via the coding sequence ATGAAAAAAATCTTTTCTTGTATTTTGGCTATTATTATTTTAGGAGCGATGTTATCTGGCTGTAGTAATAATGACAGTAAAGAAATGATAAAAAAAGCGAAAAATTTTTCTATTCCTCATGAGGTATCAATCAATCCAACAAAAGAGGATTATGGAATACTCGCATACAATTTTTTGCATTATATTCAAGACAATTATCCGGGACGTATCGCTGGTACGGAAAAAGAAAAAGAAATGGCTGTGTTTATCCTTTCTGCCCTACTGAATGGCGGATATTCTGAAAAAGATATATCGATACAATCTTTCAATATAACGGAAGCCGTTCCTATGATGGATGAGTCGATAAAAAACAAGTTCGAGGGTGGCAAGCAAAGCAATTCAAGCCAAAATATTAAAGTAGTAAAAAAGGGGGAAAGTGAAAAGACGATTGTTGTTGGAGCACATTATGACAGTGCTGGAACGCATGGTGTAGATGACAATGGTTCTGGTATAGCTGTTGCATTGGAAAATGCCTTGCGAATGGCTGATACTCAGACGCACTATACTATTTGTTATATATTTTTTGGTTCGGAAGAAAACGGAATGTGTGGTTCAAGAGAATATGTTGAAACTCTTTCCGAAAAGGAAAGAGAAGATATTGTATTGATGATAAATATTGACAGTGTTCTTGCAGGAGATTATCATTACCTGTATGGTGGAAATGTAAATGAGCATGGAAAAGTAGATAGAGCTGAAGCAGTAGTTAAAGCGTATGACATTGCAAAAAAGCTTGGATTGGCAATACAATTACCGCCAGAGGGGAATATCGATTATCCATACCCGACAGGGCAAAAAAGAAGCGACCATGCCCCTTTCAATGATATAGGTATTCCGTACATTTATTTTGAAGCGAATAATTGGGAAAACGGTTCTCCTATTGAAACGGAAAAACATGGTTTAATAATGCACACAGATAAAGACGATTTAGATTTTATAGAAAACGAGTATGGCGAACGTGCTAAAAATACTCTTACTGATTATTCAACGTTACTTTATTCTTTGCTTCAAGAAAATGATTGGGAACAAGAGTATAAGTGA
- a CDS encoding helix-turn-helix transcriptional regulator translates to MNDMDFIEVLKTKRNACGYSQSRLAKELHISRQNLNEIENGKTRASKEMKHTLLHYLDYC, encoded by the coding sequence ATGAATGACATGGATTTTATCGAAGTATTGAAAACCAAACGGAACGCCTGCGGTTATTCCCAAAGCAGACTGGCAAAGGAACTGCATATCAGCAGACAGAACCTAAATGAGATTGAGAACGGGAAAACCAGAGCCAGCAAGGAAATGAAGCATACGCTCCTGCATTATCTGGACTACTGCTAA
- a CDS encoding site-specific integrase, with protein MSEKRRDNKNRILRTGESQRKDGRYAYKYIDTFGKPQFVYSWKLVPTDKTPAGKRDDIALREKEKEIQKDLDDGIDHIGKKMTVCQLYAKQIRHRANVRHGTKQGRKQLMRILQEDKLGACRIENVKLSDAKEWALRMKEKGYGFKTINNHKRSLKAAFYTAIQDDCIRKNPFDFQLNTVLEDDTEPKEPLSPTQEAAFLSFVQHDKVYQKYYDEIIILLGTGLRISELCGLTEADIDLDKQLINVDHQLLKIADVGYYVETPKTKSGNRVIPMSEKVLEAFQRVLNKRKYVQPVILEGYTKFLFLNRNGLPKVAVNYESMFRGLVRKYNKTQKVALPKVMTPHTLRHTFCTTLANAGMNPKALQYIMGHSNINMTLNYYAHTTSETSITEMKRLIA; from the coding sequence ATGTCGGAAAAAAGACGGGATAATAAAAATCGTATTCTCCGCACCGGAGAGAGCCAGAGAAAAGACGGGAGATATGCCTACAAATATATAGATACCTTTGGGAAACCGCAGTTTGTTTATTCTTGGAAGTTAGTGCCTACGGACAAAACCCCGGCAGGAAAGCGCGACGATATAGCGTTGAGGGAAAAAGAGAAAGAAATCCAAAAAGACCTTGACGACGGTATCGACCATATCGGAAAGAAAATGACGGTCTGCCAACTCTACGCAAAGCAGATACGCCACCGGGCAAATGTGCGGCATGGTACAAAGCAGGGGCGAAAACAGCTCATGCGGATTTTGCAGGAGGATAAACTTGGAGCCTGCCGGATTGAAAATGTGAAGCTCTCCGACGCAAAGGAATGGGCGTTACGCATGAAAGAAAAAGGTTACGGCTTCAAGACTATCAACAACCACAAGCGTTCCTTAAAGGCTGCCTTTTACACAGCCATACAGGACGATTGTATTCGTAAAAATCCATTTGACTTCCAGTTGAACACAGTCCTTGAAGATGATACGGAACCAAAGGAACCTCTATCCCCTACGCAGGAAGCGGCTTTTCTGTCCTTTGTACAGCATGATAAAGTCTATCAGAAATACTACGACGAGATTATCATACTGTTAGGGACAGGGCTTCGCATTTCGGAACTCTGCGGACTGACGGAAGCTGACATTGACTTAGACAAACAGCTTATCAATGTAGACCACCAACTTTTGAAGATTGCAGATGTGGGCTACTATGTGGAAACGCCTAAGACGAAAAGCGGCAACCGGGTTATTCCTATGAGTGAAAAAGTGTTGGAAGCATTTCAACGGGTGCTAAATAAACGGAAATATGTACAGCCTGTTATTTTAGAGGGCTACACAAAGTTTCTGTTCCTTAACCGGAACGGCTTGCCAAAAGTGGCAGTCAACTATGAAAGTATGTTCCGGGGGCTTGTAAGGAAATACAACAAAACGCAAAAGGTCGCATTGCCAAAGGTAATGACACCGCACACCTTACGCCACACATTCTGCACCACGTTAGCAAATGCGGGAATGAACCCTAAAGCATTGCAATACATCATGGGACATTCCAACATCAATATGACGCTGAACTATTACGCACACACAACTTCCGAAACGTCAATAACCGAAATGAAGCGGCTGATTGCATAG
- a CDS encoding excisionase: protein MNNNDVPIWEKYTLTIEEAAKYFRIGESKLRKLAEENPVPDWVMMNGNRIQIKRKQFEKMIDTVDAI from the coding sequence TTGAACAATAACGACGTGCCGATTTGGGAAAAGTACACTCTTACCATAGAAGAAGCAGCAAAATATTTCCGTATCGGAGAAAGCAAGCTGCGGAAACTGGCAGAAGAAAATCCCGTCCCGGACTGGGTAATGATGAACGGAAACCGTATTCAGATTAAGCGTAAGCAGTTTGAAAAAATGATTGATACGGTGGACGCAATCTAA